Proteins encoded together in one Leptospira meyeri window:
- the panD gene encoding aspartate 1-decarboxylase: MIITVCKGKVHRAVVTEAELHYEGSLTVDQDLMDLAGMKPYEQVSVVNVNNGARFETYLIVGERGSGTICLNGAAARLGMKGDKVIIITYGQVDEKDLPADYKPKVVFVDENNRPKKA, from the coding sequence ATGATCATCACTGTTTGCAAAGGCAAAGTCCATAGAGCCGTCGTCACTGAGGCGGAACTCCACTACGAAGGTAGCCTCACCGTAGACCAAGACCTTATGGATTTGGCCGGAATGAAGCCCTATGAACAAGTAAGCGTAGTGAACGTCAATAACGGAGCACGGTTCGAAACCTACCTGATTGTAGGAGAACGGGGTTCTGGAACCATTTGTTTGAATGGGGCAGCGGCAAGGCTTGGAATGAAAGGGGACAAAGTCATCATCATCACCTATGGTCAGGTGGATGAAAAAGACCTTCCAGCAGATTACAAACCAAAAGTGGTCTTCGTGGATGAGAACAATCGCCCGAAAAAAGCCTAA